From one Lactiplantibacillus paraplantarum genomic stretch:
- a CDS encoding GNAT family N-acetyltransferase, whose amino-acid sequence MAQIMTRRLTTADVTQLQQISIETFKDTFGSQNTAENMAAYLQDAYNVPKLVAELAEPESQFYFVERSGESLGYLKLNTGQAQSEAMGPDTLEVERIYIRQAFQHQGLGNQFMAQAIQIAQAAEKQKIWLGVWEHNEPAKAFYTKWGFKQFGAHDFVMGDDRQTDLLMIKSLTKN is encoded by the coding sequence ATGGCACAAATTATGACTCGACGGTTAACAACTGCTGACGTCACTCAATTACAACAGATTAGCATTGAAACATTCAAGGATACATTTGGAAGCCAAAATACGGCTGAAAATATGGCGGCATACTTACAGGACGCTTATAACGTTCCCAAGTTAGTAGCTGAGTTAGCAGAACCTGAATCTCAATTCTATTTTGTTGAACGTTCAGGGGAGTCACTAGGATACTTAAAATTAAACACTGGACAAGCCCAATCAGAAGCAATGGGACCAGACACCTTAGAAGTCGAACGTATTTATATCCGACAGGCCTTTCAACATCAAGGACTTGGCAATCAATTCATGGCACAGGCTATTCAAATTGCTCAAGCCGCTGAGAAACAAAAAATTTGGCTCGGCGTTTGGGAACATAATGAACCAGCAAAGGCCTTCTATACGAAATGGGGGTTTAAACAATTTGGGGCACATGACTTTGTAATGGGAGACGATCGGCAAACTGATTTATTAATGATTAAATCGTTGACTAAAAATTAG
- a CDS encoding MarR family winged helix-turn-helix transcriptional regulator has translation MTPEIDLANQLCFSIYNANRLFNKFYVEALAPFKLTYAQYLVLMALWEHDDQSLHELGQVLRLNSNTLTPLLRRMEDAGWLQRERPVTDRRQLVIHLTTQGKQQQAAIETAIATCIGHYHLTVDEYQQALALNQKIVTTLSQDLA, from the coding sequence ATGACACCAGAAATCGACTTGGCTAATCAGCTCTGTTTTAGCATTTACAATGCCAATCGGCTGTTTAACAAATTTTATGTCGAGGCATTAGCACCGTTTAAGCTGACATATGCGCAGTATCTCGTTTTAATGGCGTTATGGGAACATGATGACCAGTCATTGCATGAGTTAGGTCAGGTCCTACGCTTGAATAGCAATACCTTAACACCACTGTTACGGCGCATGGAGGACGCAGGGTGGCTGCAGCGGGAACGACCAGTAACGGATCGTCGCCAGCTAGTCATTCACCTTACGACTCAAGGGAAGCAACAACAAGCAGCGATTGAAACGGCGATTGCGACTTGTATTGGTCATTATCACTTAACAGTTGATGAATATCAGCAAGCGTTGGCATTAAACCAGAAAATAGTGACGACATTGTCACAAGATTTGGCCTAA